From Palaemon carinicauda isolate YSFRI2023 chromosome 29, ASM3689809v2, whole genome shotgun sequence, one genomic window encodes:
- the LOC137622625 gene encoding protein LIAT1-like, whose amino-acid sequence MSKGHNPQPLLRKSNNPQPLIRKGYNPLPLLRKGQNPQPLIRKGYNPQPLLRKGHNQQALIRKDHNTQPLMSKGHNPQPLLRKGHNPKPLIRKGYNPQPLMSKGHNPQPLLRKGHNPQPLIRKGYNPQLLMSKGHNPQPLIRKEYNPQPFMSKGHNPQPLLRKGHNPQPLIRKGYNPQPLMSKGHNPQPLLRKGNNPQPLIRKGYNPLPLLRKGQNPQPLIRKGYNSQPLLRKGHNQQALIRKDHNTQPLMSKGHNPQPLLPVQHDRELKSPGGTTWSE is encoded by the exons atgagtaaaggacataatccccagcccctcttgcGTAAAAGtaacaatccccagcccctcatacgaaaaggatacaatcccctgcccctcttacgtaaaggtcaaaatccccagcccctcatacgaaaaggatacaatccccagcccctcttacgtaaaggtcacaatcaACAGGCCCTCATACGTAAAGATCACAAtacccagcccctcatgagtaaaggacataatccccagccactcttacgtaaaggtcacaatcccaAGCCActcatacgaaaaggatacaatccccagcccctcatgagtaaaggacataatccccagcccctcttacgtaaaggtcacaatccccagcccctcatacgaaaaggatacaatccccagcTCCTCATGagtaaaggtcacaatccccagcccctcatacgaaaagAATACAATCCCCAGCCCTTCATGAGTAAAGgacacaatccccagcccctcttacgtaaaggtcacaatccccagcccctcatacgaaaaggatacaatccccagcccctcatgagtaaaggacataatccccagcccctcttgcGTAAAGGtaacaatccccagcccctcatacgaaaaggatacaatcccctgcccctcttacgtaaaggtcaaaatccccagcccctcatacgaaaaggatacaattcccagcccctcttacgtaaaggtcacaatcaACAGGCCCTCATACGTAAAGATCACAAtacccagcccctcatgagtaaaggacataatccccagccactcttac CTGTGCAACATGATCGGGAACTCAAAAGCCCTGGGGGAACAACCTGGTctgaatga